In a genomic window of Pseudomonas putida:
- a CDS encoding sensor histidine kinase, giving the protein MRLPEFIRQQVDRIVDEWEQFARTITPAADYLDQTGLRDHAKAILLAAARDMCKPQSVSEQMAKAKGEGPEKTPSLDEAGASHGELRHTVGFDLVQMTSEFRHLRACVIRLWVNSLESPDMAYFQDMIRFNEAIDEALAESTAAYAEQVNRSRDIFLAILGHDLRAPLQAVSMSTEVLLRKVRLEGDALVCANNIKHGARHMAAMVSDLLELVRSRLGRDLPIEPAPMDLADATHAAIALACAGNPECDPTVIVEGDTQGNWDAARLGQLLQNLIGNALQHGSNKRDVTVTLTGLPDTVRLTVHNIGSPIAEEAIGTIFDPLVRSADEELGQPSTSLGLGLFIVKQVVDAHGGTIEVSSSEAQGTVFTVVLPRKA; this is encoded by the coding sequence ATGCGCTTACCCGAATTCATCCGGCAACAGGTGGACCGTATCGTCGATGAATGGGAACAGTTCGCCAGGACCATCACACCGGCTGCCGACTACCTTGACCAGACGGGCCTGCGTGACCACGCCAAGGCCATTCTGCTGGCCGCTGCGCGGGACATGTGCAAGCCGCAGAGCGTCAGTGAACAGATGGCCAAGGCCAAGGGTGAAGGCCCGGAAAAAACCCCAAGCCTGGATGAAGCCGGCGCCAGCCATGGCGAGTTGCGACATACCGTGGGCTTCGACCTGGTGCAGATGACCAGCGAATTCCGCCACCTGCGTGCCTGCGTGATTCGCCTGTGGGTAAACAGTCTGGAATCACCGGATATGGCGTACTTCCAGGACATGATCCGCTTCAACGAAGCCATCGATGAAGCCCTTGCCGAATCCACCGCGGCCTACGCCGAACAGGTCAATCGCTCGCGGGACATCTTTCTGGCGATTCTCGGTCACGACCTGCGCGCGCCCTTGCAAGCCGTGAGCATGTCCACCGAAGTACTGCTGCGCAAAGTCAGGCTGGAGGGCGATGCTCTGGTCTGTGCCAACAACATCAAACACGGCGCCCGGCACATGGCGGCCATGGTCAGCGACTTGCTGGAACTGGTGCGCAGTCGCCTGGGCAGGGACCTGCCGATCGAACCGGCGCCCATGGACCTGGCCGACGCGACGCATGCAGCGATCGCACTGGCCTGCGCCGGTAATCCGGAGTGCGATCCGACGGTGATCGTAGAGGGTGATACACAGGGCAACTGGGATGCCGCGCGACTGGGTCAGCTGCTGCAAAACCTGATTGGCAATGCACTGCAGCATGGCTCGAACAAACGCGATGTAACGGTGACGCTAACAGGCTTGCCAGACACCGTTCGCCTGACGGTGCACAACATCGGCTCGCCGATCGCCGAAGAGGCCATCGGCACGATCTTCGACCCGCTGGTACGCAGCGCCGACGAAGAACTGGGCCAGCCGTCCACCAGCCTTGGCTTGGGATTGTTCATCGTCAAGCAGGTGGTGGATGCGCATGGGGGGACAATCGAAGTGAGCTCCAGTGAAGCTCAAGGAACAGTGTTTACCGTGGTGTTACCGCGCAAGGCCTGA